One part of the Treponema sp. OMZ 787 genome encodes these proteins:
- the cbiT gene encoding precorrin-6Y C5,15-methyltransferase (decarboxylating) subunit CbiT: MKNIKDSEFIRGEVPMTKFNIRNLSLAHLQIEKGDRFLDIGGGTGSVSVEAALQGAEVSTVELNEEACSLILENAKKFGVKINLISGKAPEALVNYASDAIFDKCFIGGSGGELKNIFAYLEGHLKKGGIICANFILIKNLNEFLELLPKYGYTEIETHLIQTAAMGKSGLFKGENPIYIVKACKN, from the coding sequence ATGAAAAACATTAAAGATTCCGAATTTATCAGAGGCGAGGTGCCGATGACCAAATTCAATATCAGAAACCTTTCTCTCGCCCATCTCCAAATAGAAAAGGGAGACAGATTTTTGGATATAGGCGGAGGAACGGGGTCTGTGTCGGTTGAAGCAGCCTTGCAGGGAGCAGAAGTTTCAACGGTCGAATTAAACGAAGAGGCCTGCTCACTGATATTGGAAAACGCAAAAAAATTCGGGGTTAAAATAAATTTGATTTCAGGCAAGGCTCCTGAGGCTCTTGTAAATTACGCAAGCGATGCCATCTTTGATAAGTGTTTTATAGGCGGAAGCGGGGGCGAGTTAAAAAATATTTTTGCCTATTTGGAAGGTCATCTAAAAAAAGGCGGAATAATCTGTGCAAATTTTATTCTTATAAAAAATTTAAACGAATTTTTAGAGCTCCTCCCGAAATACGGATATACCGAAATTGAAACCCATCTTATTCAAACAGCCGCTATGGGAAAATCAGGACTTTTTAAGGGGGAAAATCCTATCTATATTGTAAAAGCTTGTAAGAACTAA
- a CDS encoding ABC transporter permease, whose product MKAFLKITLIAIKDNFITFFLVYLCLPILFVGYNGFLQKDNFKAETNERAISVFLDDEDKSALSEQLTGILNSDILKNFIKIEDEQSAKYTIKIPKGYQNSVEENKNFDILIIGKEKSSAAIMVLSNIIKNISSSINGNHKITKAISASSQPEDLMKQYLNIQKESSKSIGKITMHPALQSMSSYEAYAIAISILLFFMFVMEPITLAYKKKHVGLTLRINSIPKSSTYIFNAQIISTALKAFIAIVIYILTFRLLKVSFMGNPVLLFIYALSFSLVTGSIACSLTTFNKKEIIYTIVIGVFFIFGVLGTVLFTIPNDNKISKIFLKYNISKIITTPLKDLVVENSLGGMLSSLIIMLALGAAFYILGLLMVNFRKTEI is encoded by the coding sequence ATGAAAGCATTTTTAAAAATTACACTTATAGCGATAAAAGATAACTTCATTACCTTTTTTTTGGTTTACCTTTGTTTGCCTATACTTTTTGTCGGCTACAACGGTTTTTTGCAAAAAGATAATTTTAAGGCCGAGACTAACGAACGAGCTATTTCAGTTTTTTTAGATGATGAAGATAAGTCCGCATTATCGGAACAGCTGACCGGTATTTTAAATTCGGATATCTTAAAAAACTTTATAAAAATTGAAGACGAACAAAGTGCAAAATACACAATTAAGATTCCTAAAGGCTATCAAAATTCTGTAGAAGAAAACAAAAACTTTGATATTTTAATTATCGGAAAAGAAAAGTCTTCTGCAGCAATTATGGTTTTATCAAATATAATTAAAAACATAAGCAGTTCCATCAACGGGAATCATAAAATAACCAAGGCTATTTCGGCATCTTCGCAGCCTGAAGATCTTATGAAGCAATATCTTAATATTCAAAAAGAAAGCTCAAAATCTATAGGAAAAATTACTATGCACCCAGCCCTGCAAAGTATGTCAAGCTATGAAGCCTATGCAATAGCCATAAGTATATTGTTATTCTTTATGTTTGTTATGGAGCCTATTACCTTGGCATATAAGAAAAAGCATGTAGGCCTTACCCTGCGTATTAATTCGATACCTAAAAGTTCGACCTATATCTTTAATGCTCAAATAATAAGCACGGCACTAAAAGCTTTTATTGCCATCGTAATTTATATTTTAACTTTTAGATTGTTAAAAGTTTCTTTTATGGGAAATCCTGTTCTGCTTTTTATATACGCTTTAAGTTTTTCACTCGTGACAGGAAGCATCGCATGTTCACTTACAACTTTTAACAAAAAGGAAATTATCTATACTATAGTAATAGGTGTATTTTTTATATTTGGAGTTTTAGGAACAGTTCTTTTTACAATTCCAAATGACAATAAAATTTCAAAAATATTTTTAAAATATAATATTTCCAAAATTATAACAACCCCTCTTAAGGATCTTGTTGTGGAAAATTCTCTTGGAGGAATGTTAAGCAGCCTTATTATAAT
- the cbiE gene encoding precorrin-6y C5,15-methyltransferase (decarboxylating) subunit CbiE — translation MSLIIAGAGPGNIELLTQEAVRAIKDADIVAGFERIASDIQPIRNDVKHLKTISDILDLPIDTKKILVLASGDPCFFGITEFVKKKNIKIEKVITGISSMQYLMCKLQKQWQNLIFYSFHGREADFTEMHNKESFFILTDKANNPDTISARLKKEGFIGRLFVGYNLSYPDEAIEEYNIGDKIIVKSFLNTVLVQNEKH, via the coding sequence ATGTCCTTAATTATTGCCGGAGCAGGTCCGGGAAATATAGAGCTTTTAACCCAAGAAGCTGTGCGTGCAATCAAGGACGCAGATATAGTTGCAGGCTTTGAACGCATAGCTTCCGATATTCAGCCGATAAGGAATGATGTAAAACATTTAAAAACTATTTCGGACATTCTTGATCTTCCGATAGATACAAAAAAAATTTTAGTCCTTGCTTCAGGTGATCCATGTTTTTTCGGTATTACGGAATTCGTAAAAAAGAAGAACATAAAAATAGAAAAGGTTATAACGGGTATTTCTTCAATGCAATACCTCATGTGCAAACTTCAAAAGCAATGGCAAAATCTTATATTTTATTCCTTTCACGGAAGAGAAGCAGATTTTACGGAAATGCATAATAAGGAAAGCTTTTTTATTCTTACGGACAAGGCAAATAATCCGGACACCATATCGGCTAGATTAAAAAAAGAAGGCTTTATCGGCCGCCTCTTTGTAGGCTACAATCTTTCATATCCTGATGAAGCGATTGAAGAATATAATATAGGCGACAAAATTATAGTAAAATCTTTTTTAAATACTGTATTGGTTCAAAATGAAAAACATTAA
- a CDS encoding Rpn family recombination-promoting nuclease/putative transposase, whose amino-acid sequence MRKSFDELTISDDFMFCKIMQDEETCKTFLEMTLADKIGKISYLSSQNAITTGAGAKSIRLDILVKDETGKSYDIEMQAVNEHNLPKRMRYYQAAIDILFLDKGEHYSSLNDSYIIFLCLFDSVGKDMPLYSFENICIEDRQILLNDGAKKIIINANAFSKAKDKNLSGFLEYVKTGKVTTEFTGRIEKMIETLKSNEQARSEYRFISGFEMDAHHYGRQEGMKEGMKEGMKEGMKKGLAKGFADGAYQNKLETAKNLIDIGLSIENIIKATGLSREEIEKL is encoded by the coding sequence ATGAGGAAAAGTTTTGATGAGTTGACCATTTCGGATGATTTTATGTTTTGTAAGATCATGCAGGATGAAGAGACATGTAAAACCTTCCTTGAAATGACTCTAGCCGATAAAATCGGAAAAATCTCATATCTTTCGTCTCAAAATGCAATAACCACGGGTGCGGGAGCTAAGTCAATAAGGCTTGATATTCTAGTAAAAGATGAAACAGGCAAATCTTACGATATTGAGATGCAGGCTGTAAATGAGCATAATCTTCCTAAGCGTATGCGTTACTATCAGGCAGCAATAGACATTTTATTTTTAGATAAGGGAGAACATTATAGCAGCCTAAATGACAGTTATATAATCTTTCTTTGCCTTTTTGATTCGGTCGGGAAAGATATGCCCCTTTATTCCTTTGAAAATATATGCATTGAAGATAGGCAAATACTCTTAAATGACGGAGCAAAAAAGATTATAATCAATGCAAATGCCTTTTCAAAAGCAAAGGATAAAAATTTAAGCGGATTTTTGGAATATGTAAAAACCGGTAAGGTTACAACAGAGTTTACAGGGAGGATAGAAAAAATGATAGAAACACTAAAAAGCAACGAACAAGCAAGAAGTGAATACAGATTTATCTCAGGCTTTGAAATGGATGCACACCACTACGGTAGACAAGAAGGAATGAAAGAGGGAATGAAAGAGGGAATGAAAGAGGGAATGAAAAAAGGATTAGCTAAAGGTTTTGCCGATGGGGCTTACCAAAATAAACTTGAAACAGCAAAAAACTTGATTGATATAGGCTTATCCATTGAAAATATTATAAAGGCTACAGGCTTAAGCCGTGAAGAAATTGAAAAACTCTAA
- a CDS encoding TlpA disulfide reductase family protein: MKKLHFYVLIAIFASVFFISCSKAEAKGNEEAKTSAITSQSESKNSDDDKNRLMFSTKDLDGKTVTNEIFEKYDVTLINIWGTFCGPCRAELPDLEAAYKAYSGKKVNVIALTADLQEGDQETLAFAKELWKEAGCSFQALVTVDNFLPIYQQIAGVPTSFIVDKNGRPIPGTLHTGRLNKAGFEKLFETALKAVGSK; this comes from the coding sequence ATGAAAAAATTACATTTTTATGTGTTAATAGCAATATTTGCAAGCGTATTTTTTATATCTTGCTCGAAAGCAGAAGCAAAAGGTAATGAAGAAGCAAAGACATCTGCAATTACAAGTCAGTCGGAGTCAAAAAATTCAGATGATGACAAAAACAGGCTTATGTTTTCGACAAAGGACCTTGACGGAAAAACTGTTACTAATGAAATTTTCGAAAAATATGATGTTACCTTAATCAATATTTGGGGAACATTTTGCGGCCCATGCAGGGCGGAATTACCGGACTTGGAAGCTGCATACAAAGCTTATTCAGGTAAAAAGGTAAATGTAATTGCCCTTACAGCCGACCTCCAGGAAGGAGACCAAGAAACTTTGGCCTTTGCCAAAGAATTGTGGAAAGAGGCCGGCTGTTCTTTTCAGGCCCTCGTAACTGTCGATAACTTTCTTCCCATTTATCAGCAAATTGCAGGAGTACCTACAAGCTTCATTGTAGACAAAAACGGTAGGCCCATACCTGGAACGCTCCACACCGGCAGATTAAATAAGGCCGGCTTTGAAAAACTTTTTGAAACAGCCTTAAAAGCCGTAGGATCAAAATAA
- a CDS encoding ABC transporter ATP-binding protein, with translation MKILEVKDITKKYGKKQVLSNVSFDIEEGDMFGLIGPNGAGKSTLINIITGILDPLNGEVLIGGHNIKKNPIEAKKLIGLVPQELALSEDISAIDNLNFFASLYGLSGKMLKEAVNEVLEVVGLTEKKKEKVKKFSGGMKRRLNLAAAIMHKPRLLILDEPTVGIDPQSRNNIFEYLHKINSQDKTTILYTSHYMEEVEELCKNIFVIDEGREIAYGSLNSVKEKANGTVTLEIRAENINEELIEKIRILDGALNVEQTGEKLNILYEREKVNLDEVIRILQTSGAVIKALQINELNLGEVFLQLTGKKLRE, from the coding sequence ATGAAAATATTGGAAGTGAAAGATATAACAAAAAAATACGGAAAAAAACAAGTTCTTTCAAATGTTTCCTTCGATATTGAAGAAGGAGATATGTTCGGCCTTATAGGCCCTAACGGAGCCGGAAAATCGACCCTGATAAATATCATAACGGGAATCTTGGATCCGCTAAACGGAGAAGTCCTTATAGGCGGACATAATATCAAAAAAAATCCGATAGAGGCAAAGAAACTTATCGGCCTCGTACCACAGGAACTTGCCTTATCGGAGGATATATCGGCAATCGACAACCTCAATTTTTTTGCAAGCCTTTACGGCCTTTCAGGAAAAATGCTAAAAGAAGCTGTAAACGAGGTCTTGGAAGTAGTCGGCTTAACAGAAAAGAAAAAAGAAAAGGTGAAAAAATTTTCCGGAGGAATGAAAAGAAGATTAAACCTTGCAGCGGCAATCATGCATAAGCCCCGTCTTTTAATCTTGGATGAGCCTACGGTAGGTATTGATCCTCAATCCAGAAATAATATCTTCGAGTACTTGCACAAAATAAATTCACAAGACAAGACTACAATTCTTTACACTTCGCATTACATGGAAGAGGTTGAAGAGCTTTGCAAAAATATCTTTGTAATCGATGAGGGCAGAGAGATTGCCTACGGCTCCCTTAATTCCGTAAAGGAAAAGGCCAACGGCACCGTAACCCTCGAAATAAGGGCAGAAAATATAAATGAAGAGCTGATAGAAAAAATCCGCATTCTTGACGGAGCCTTAAATGTAGAGCAGACAGGAGAAAAGCTAAATATCCTATATGAAAGAGAAAAGGTCAATCTTGATGAGGTCATAAGGATTTTACAAACATCAGGAGCCGTAATCAAAGCCTTACAAATAAATGAGCTTAATTTAGGCGAGGTTTTCTTACAGCTTACCGGAAAAAAATTGCGCGAATAA